CAGCAGGAGCTCTGAGTCGGAGAAagcaggaaggagagaaagagagatattaACTGATTGATTCAAGAGTGATTGTTCTTGAGAAGACAGCAAAACATATCATTTGGAAACCAATATTACAGAAACGTATGCAGCGTGCGGAATACGAGTAGGCATTAAACCTCACTATTATCTCACACATGTAGCCAACCTTCATGTCTACAAGACAGTCAAGGAGTGAGTGGGtggaagacaaagagagatagTTCATAAGTGGCATTCACTCAATTTCAATGATAAATGTCCAAGAACCGGGGTCTCCGTGCACCCACTCAATACCCACAGACACCATTCAGTCTTTCACTCTGCTTTACAAGCAACAAGCACGAGCAATGGAGTGCACGCGGGTGTGATTTCACCGGTGACAGATTGCGGAATCTGCCTTCACGTTGCCAGGGACGCGCACTTGCTCCCACAAAAGCATTGTTTGCCGGTTGTCACAGCAGTTCTTTGGAATTCTAAATAAGCGTCCCTGTAAATAAATGCAGAGTCAAGCTAGTCGGGTATGCGACTGTCCCTGCTCCCCCTAATAAAAAGCCCTCACAATATGAACTGACAGCTACCCTTGCCTACCGTGTTGATTTTGTCGCTCAGGAATTAGCAGGACCCGTTCAGCCACGGGACCAGATCGGcatttaatttgtctgaatttcaGGCGTTAGATTCCACACCATAACTCCATACCACCTGCAGTCTGAATGTTTGTCTAGGTCGTTGCTGTTCACGACGGGTGGCAGTACGGGGACACTCCCTGACCGTCTCCAGACATGCTGAGGGTCAGACGGGCCAAACCGTTTCTCTAGGGGCTGACACTCTGTGCGGGTCAAACCATCGTGCAAGCGAGGTGGCCACTGggtggtgtgtgtaggtgtgaacGCTGTGTGTAGAGAACCTGGTAGTGGGAATCTTTGCATTCGAGCCTGGCGGGGTTTGGTGAAGGGGAATAAGAGGGGAGGAGGGTTACGTCAACAGCTAATATTATTTCACGGCACAGCGACCTTACTTATGCAATCgtctacagtctacacagtAGAACTGCACCATCTGTTACACTTCACTGCCATGCGCCTTGCTAGCTAAATACCACTTAGTTTCTTCTGATTATtacttattatctttttttttgcacacaCCGCAGCTGCCCGCACCACTCAACTGGATCTTCGCCTCTCGTTCGTTAGCGACATAACCGTCAAGGGGAGCAAGCTTAGAAAACACCATCTCCGTTTCCCTACACAAATGAGGTCCCGAAGGACCCTACCCCTACCCCGTTCGGTGTTtcaaattaatattaaaataaagaacaccTGTAGTGTAGGCAAACTGAGACCGGAAAAGACGTAGTGGTGTCGTGGAGCTTACCTCTGTAGGAGCCGGGCACCCTCAAATGGGGGTTGTGGTTGAGGGACGGGAAGTAGGTCTCGTCGGGCATCTCCGTGTTGCTCACCCACTGGAGAAAGTCGCGAGCTACGTGGGAATGTAGTAAGTAGTCGACGAAGCCTCGACACGCTATGATAAACACCATGCCCTTGTAGGGCATAATGGCGTGCGGCGGCTGGAAATTGTTGTaccatcgtgacgtcatgtcTCTGCACAGACATCAATCAGTAATCGATAACTAAATAATCAATCATTGCTAAATAAAACCTGAAGCaaaattctgtaattttattcCCAACAATCAATCGGTCATCAAATAATGGACAACTGgataaagaaataacaaaacactAGCGTGTTTGTTGACAATGACACTGattattactttttgttctGCTAGCGACAAGTTGTGGGGAGAGggttaatgaaaaaataaccaGCAACTAGgcaaataattagaaaaaaatcaatcactAACTGATCAATAATGTAGTAGTAATAACTGAATCAGCAAAGTGCATTTACCCGTATGGATGCGAGTTCAATACACTGCacacgaaagactacaaacaaaccgacaatcaaccacacacacacacacaaacaaacacaagcatcaATAAACGGACGACACAATGACAAATGTAAACTCGGagcatggatgaagatgaagaactgagTGGAATAGTTGGCCTGATGATGCGCCTGATGATGCGcctgagaaggaggaggaggagtgtcTGCCAAATTTCTCCCGTCtggttcgtgtgtgtgtgttcgtgatACAAGCAGACGATAGAGACAGAGTCGGGTGGTAAGGCCTCAGTAGCTCGGGTACCCTGGGTTGATATCGTGAAGACAGCAGAGGCTGTTTTCACATTCATCCATCTCTATGTGGACTTTTTCTTGATCGGTGTATTTTTGTCTCTCGTGCATTCCTTCCCTGCAGCAGCTTTACTTGTGTgcttacaataaaaataaaatggttacATGAAAGCATCAACAGCCTTCACAGAACATCTGCGATCAGTCGGGTCAGTCGTGGAACAGTCACGTTTGTTTGCTACAATAACACAGTAAACCATAGGGTAAGGTGGACAAAATAAAACCCTTGAAAGGCAAGCTTCAGATTTAAATTGCTAATTACTTCAGCGACAGGGAGGATAGTCACACGTGGCCTGACGAACACACACAGGCGGCGCTGCTCGTCAAAGGCGCTGCCATTGAAACTGGAGTCTCGCCGTTGACTGTCAGGTAGTCATCAGACGATTGTACAGCACAGTGCTGCTTTGAACAGGTGTGTAAAGGTAGGGACAGGAGAAACAACAGATgacaagatgtgtgtgtgtgtgacagacaccGACACTGGCACTGACGACACAGCTCGGCCAACGTCAAGGGCGGGGGTGGAGTGAGAGAGTTATATGTATTAGGACAGCGattgtacatacatatacatatacatatatacacacgcactgCAGTCTTCAAGACACAGTCTCATGCGTTACTGGGCGAAAGAGATTGAACATTATACACGCCCATGTACACTCATCAGTAATTATtcatacctatatatatatacattcttaCATATGAGCAACACACAGGCACAATTATACTTTGACTTATATGCATAACATTACACACATTTAATTATACTGTTGTACCACATGTACACCGAAGGAGGGAAGGGATGAGggataaaggaaagaagagaaaaaaaaactgccagcTGGAGGTAAATCCCACAAAGCTTGCTTGCTATAAATTCTGAGTGGAATATGCTTTAatcgttttgtttttcttgaaatgaCGAATACAAACGATGGCCAACCGACTGCTAAAAAGGCATGATGGGATTGCATGCGTCTTGGATGACGTCAGCACCACGTGCTTATCTACGTGGCCGTCTCCCTGTCCCACCCTCCTCCCTTTCCTCCTGGTGTAACGGTCGAAGTGGTCGTTGCCTTAATACGAAACTCTAACACCATCGATCAgctcaaaatttttttttaaatcttgaaaatTCAGATGACAGCCGATAACGGCATTATGACAGCTTGCAGCCTGGCAACCGATGTGTGTACCCTACAACACACGGGGTTGAAAAAAATACCTAGAAAAACAACCAagcataataacaataataaaaaagacttcACGATCGGACTTCATCAATTCAATGTAAACATCGAAGTGCAATGTCCGATTCCACATGTTTAACTTAGTGTGAAGGCACTGACGTTGAGAAATTTATTTGCCGGATGGTCAACACCCAGAAAGAAGTTTCTAGATGCTGCTCCATTTGCCCATTCAGACCCTGTAGCACCGGGGCTTGAGCTCTTTCAAAGACGGAAATGGAAGTCTTGCCTAGAACTGTCAAGCAAGCCGAGCACGAAAATATTTCGTGATTATAACACAGATAGtgtctccacacacatacacacaatggaTAACTGTGACACCCTACCCCCTTGACAATGGCAACACTTGATACACTAATGACACATTGTCATTGTCCGTCTCACTTGGCCACACGCTCAAATCCCCTACCCCAAACACAAGCCCACTTTGTATATCTGTCAATTTTAATATGttagaagtaaataaaagaacccAACTTGAAGTAAAGGGGGGGGGACtaaaaaaatgagatttcaAATATTCTAACAATATAAGTAGGTCTGTTTAGTCGGGTGCAATCTTGGGTAGGTGGGAATTCCCCCTCAGTTTGGGATACTCGACTCAGTCATTAGAAACCAAAAGTACACTCCCTCCCTAGACCTTCAGTATTAGTGTGGAATAACTTCAAACACTCACATGAGATCAGTCAACAGTGGGGGTTGGGAGGGCAAGGAAGTGGTTGATGGTTCACTTTCTCTTAAACGCGGCGCTGTCAGGGGTTCAACGCTGGAAATAacgacattttaaaagattttaaagaaagttttccCGTCAGACCCTAAGAAGAGTAAGTAGTAAGTTCCTCTCACTACAGCGAGTATAGAGCACACACTGGAGTCACGTGAAGACAACCTTGTGGTGGTCATGCCCTTCAAGACTGGGGCAGGGAACAGGTGGGACAGACGGGTTTGCAAGCCCCGAAAGGTTTGCTTGTCAACAGTACGTGACGCCAGCAGCGCCCCCTGGCGGCAGACATTCAGGGGCTCGATAGCGGATTAAACAGATTACACGTGACTCCCTTCTTTGTTAGTTCCGGACAATACCAACAGACTTGACACCACAGAGCACACGGCAGAAAGCGAAAGCCCGACCTCGAATGAAGCATGTTCGATCATCTCtttcccatctttctctctctctcacacacacaaagcggTGTGGAGGTACTGGTGACGTTCATCGAGCTAACAAGCTGTATCACGACAAAGCAGTAAACAAGTTCACAGCTACCCCGAAACAATATTAGACCTTAAGACGGTCTACTGAGAAACGAACGACACAAGAAGTTACCGCTAGCAACAAGATACTCTGGCTTGCTTTGTAAAGAGTTGCGCTTTTCCAGTGATCAGTGTAGGGTGAGACAAAAGGAATGAATACTGCAAGGGTGGGGAGGTGATAGCTGGGAATGCACTACAGAGTACACAGGGTCTCTCAGGGTGGGTTGTCAAGGGTATGACTATTACTGGGAGTGAGGGCTGCGAAGGAACTAGATGTAGGGTACTCACGGGTCTGTGGAGGCGTCAACTATGTTGGAGCCGTTGAGGGCCTCGAGGATCTTCACCAGCTGCAGGTTGGTCTTGAGGGGAAACTCCTGGCCGGTGAGGTTGATGTAGTATTTCCACGAGGCCGAGGCCTTGAACAGGTCCTGCATACAGTAGATCAGCGCCTCCAAGGAGCTGTAGGTGGCCCAGTACACCTCCTTGAGTCTTGAGGCAATGAACACATTGGGCAAACACTCGGCGATGGCCTGCATGGCCGCCATGATGTCTTCCGGCACCTTCTTGTCCACGTGAATGCAATGGTAGTTGTGCGGCCGGTAGATAGCGCGCAGCATACGCTCTGTCTGTTCCACGCCCGTGTACATCATGATGCTGTAGGCGATGGGGAAGGCCTTCTCTTCCTCCGTGGCAGACATGATGTAGCCGCGCTCCTGCACAAATCTGCTGCAGTTCTTCGTCTCCTGCAGGTACACCAAGGGGGGTTTCTCGAGTCGCTCGTGTTCCTCCATAAACTTTCTGGCCCTGGCCTGCTCCTCCTCATCGTCCACAATCAGCTTGCTGCACCTGGGCTCCCGCTCGTGCCGCCCGAGCCGAGGCTTGTAGGACGTGGCCAGCCACTTCCGCTTCTGCTTCTCCACCAGCGCTGCCATCTTGAAATCCATCGTCCCGCCGAAAGAAAGCGAGGATGACCTGAGCGATTGCGAGGACACCAGCGACGAGCTATTGATGAGGATGGCGGGGAAACCACCCTGCAGTACGAGGGTGTTAGCCTCCACGAAACTGGCGTCCAGCTCCAATTCCAGGCGCACCACCAGGACCATCAGCGTCAGTACAAAGAGCGCCCCCAGAACCAGGCGCTGACGCAACTTCCGAGCCCGCGGCGACCACACGACCGTAGCCACGCAGCGCTTCAACATCAGTTCCCGTAACATGGCAACCGCCGCACACgcctgaaaaaaacaaatcatcatcataatcgaATTCCGTATATCTCACTAACGGTAATGATACCATGGCTACACTTTGCTAATCTCTAGGATTCACTACGCGACATGACAGTCCCATCTTGGTTGTTATCTGCACACatctttcttctcctccccAGAATTGTGCCCGCGCATCCTCTTTGCTAGTCCTGCAGATTTTATGCTGAAGtgtgcattcatttatttacttacgCATTTGATTAAGAGTGCTCATCTTTCGACCTCTCACTGACAAACAAAGATTATGTGTTTCTAGGACTTAAATCCTTCGTTAATCGGAAACAGTTTTGACCAAATTAgacaaagtttttatataacaGTCGTGTCAGACCTTCGCCAGACTTGCTTAAAGggtttttgtatatttgtctaTATATGTGGCTTATTTACTCCACGGAAACAGGTCTAGACTTCACATCCGGAAGAACTCTACTTGCAACAAAAGGATATCCCACAAGAGCACGTTAAAGGATAAGGCTCGGAGAAAACTCCGTTGACTCTCAATAATGAAATCGCGTGCTTATTCCCCCAGGGTTACACATTTTACTTTGATGAGGCGAGGGGCAGATGGGAAATGTAAGAGAAAGACAAGGGAACTGAACTCGGACCTCTGAGCTGTACTTCAATTACGTTAGCATTACgccattttctaaaaatatccCTTGCCAGGTACGTCCTCTCTAAAACTTAATTACCTTATCTTCCCTCTGGGACACAGCCAGTTCAATGGACATAAGGCTTATCCcagggaaataataataataataacttgcACAATCAGATGGAAGGTCTGAATAATAAGTGGTCGGTCTCAAGTAACAAGTAACTATTCAAACCAGAAATAGCGAAGCCGACTCCGATGACTTCAATCCTCGTTTTCAAGACTTTCAAGACCTGACACGCGCACCATCCTAGTTCACAGACCGCACTTTGCATAACCGGGTTTCTGCACGAGCACGCAAATCCTTCTTTACCTCCATTGTGGGCGCCCTGCCAGCTGCCTGGAAGACTAATTAACACTGTGAAATTACTGTAGCGTTCCTTTGTCTGCTTGAAACCCTCGTCGGGAGGTTGTCGGTGGAATACAAGACCATGGCGGAAGGGAAAGGGGGATAATCGAGCTTATTGCTTTCCTGACTATACGCGATAAACACTTCAGCATGATTGGGCCAATCGTTGTCTCTTGTTAAATTTACAAATCATCTTTATACTTATCATGGGCGCAAGTCTACCCTGGTGACTTCAGTCGCTGAAGAGGTCACACACCACAAGTAGTTAACGCCCCTAGAACTTCTCGTGTCCAGACGTCCTGGGTGAGACCAGCAACTATCAGTGGCTGACCTCTAGACACGTGAGCTCGCGATCTCCGCCTCTGTTGTTTGTCAAACTGGATGTTGCAtcgatgggttttttttttttttcattttatcgaCTGTGTAAACAATACAAAGGAATTCTATCTGACATGTAAAAGATGAGGCGGACAGAGGCAAAAGTCACGGAAGCCACAACGGCATTGTAagccgtgcgtgtgtgtgaaaatgcGTGCTTGACCTCACGCACCTTTCTATGCGTGTGAGCACGTGGttgtacatgcgtgtgtgtgtgtgtcagggttCGCAAGCGTCCGTGCATAGAACACAAATCAGAACCAGAATAAATTCGGTCAGTCTGACCACCAGACACAAAGCGAAGAAGACGTGCAACTCCTAACAGCGACAGAATCCCACCGAGACCAGCGCCCTCACACTCCGACAGTTGTCTACATTATTTACTACAGTCATCGACTTTTGCGAGTTGGCAAAGGCctacaaaaaaattgtaagagaGTTAAcatattctaaatattttaatctgATGCTTTTCACCCTCTTCGATGATGATAAAACCCTCTCTCCGTAGTTAATTGCCGGTGATAAAAATTCCTAACCCACCCAGGACATTGCGCTCAGCAGCAACAATGACAACAGCGACGCGCCAAGCTGTTAACAAcgtcgatgaaaaaaaaaaaactgccgaTAAAAGCCGACACCGAGTTAGCCCGGACATTAAGCTCGGAACTGCTAGCAACTACTAGAAAGCCACGCTCACGTTtataacaaaaagtaatctgtttgctagaaattattatttgtggCATCAATAAGGGCACCAGCCATGACGACAGCACTGTGCACGGCACTGACAATAAGCAAACTTATGTATCTGAGTAGAAGCCGCATGGCGGTTTGCATTTCAGTTGCTAACAGGGTTACAAGTAAGCCAGTGTGGGGCTTCCAAttagttaaatatttaaacataaagtCTGCATGCACATTCAGTTGCAATATAAAAGGAAA
This window of the Pomacea canaliculata isolate SZHN2017 linkage group LG4, ASM307304v1, whole genome shotgun sequence genome carries:
- the LOC112561191 gene encoding beta-1,3-galactosyl-O-glycosyl-glycoprotein beta-1,6-N-acetylglucosaminyltransferase-like isoform X1; translated protein: MNVIQARSGHGDEKACAAVAMLRELMLKRCVATVVWSPRARKLRQRLVLGALFVLTLMVLVVRLELELDASFVEANTLVLQGGFPAILINSSSLVSSQSLRSSSLSFGGTMDFKMAALVEKQKRKWLATSYKPRLGRHEREPRCSKLIVDDEEEQARARKFMEEHERLEKPPLVYLQETKNCSRFVQERGYIMSATEEEKAFPIAYSIMMYTGVEQTERMLRAIYRPHNYHCIHVDKKVPEDIMAAMQAIAECLPNVFIASRLKEVYWATYSSLEALIYCMQDLFKASASWKYYINLTGQEFPLKTNLQLVKILEALNGSNIVDASTDPDMTSRWYNNFQPPHAIMPYKGMVFIIACRGFVDYLLHSHVARDFLQWVSNTEMPDETYFPSLNHNPHLRVPGSYRGSPDTNALTKPYLARFVNWNTNWKDGVGRYNFRFPCHGKRVRSVCIFGLGDLRWLTSRKELFANKFYADFEPLTLRCMEEWLLNMTVAEYSGRLLLNVSYYASLDIVRNKVV
- the LOC112561191 gene encoding beta-1,3-galactosyl-O-glycosyl-glycoprotein beta-1,6-N-acetylglucosaminyltransferase-like isoform X2, coding for MLRELMLKRCVATVVWSPRARKLRQRLVLGALFVLTLMVLVVRLELELDASFVEANTLVLQGGFPAILINSSSLVSSQSLRSSSLSFGGTMDFKMAALVEKQKRKWLATSYKPRLGRHEREPRCSKLIVDDEEEQARARKFMEEHERLEKPPLVYLQETKNCSRFVQERGYIMSATEEEKAFPIAYSIMMYTGVEQTERMLRAIYRPHNYHCIHVDKKVPEDIMAAMQAIAECLPNVFIASRLKEVYWATYSSLEALIYCMQDLFKASASWKYYINLTGQEFPLKTNLQLVKILEALNGSNIVDASTDPDMTSRWYNNFQPPHAIMPYKGMVFIIACRGFVDYLLHSHVARDFLQWVSNTEMPDETYFPSLNHNPHLRVPGSYRGSPDTNALTKPYLARFVNWNTNWKDGVGRYNFRFPCHGKRVRSVCIFGLGDLRWLTSRKELFANKFYADFEPLTLRCMEEWLLNMTVAEYSGRLLLNVSYYASLDIVRNKVV